CTGTTCCGAAAGTTCTCTGGACCGAAACCTATGAGCGTCCTGCCAGTTACAGGGGATATGCGACTCCGTACAAGTATGGACTTCGTCAGCAGTTCCCGATCAGCCAGGGATCATAAGGCGTTTAGTCTTGATGATTTGTATTGTTGAAGTACGAAAACAAAGAATGAAAAAATTATAGGAGGTATTTGCAATGGGTTTACAAGCAAATGAATATAGCTATCCTTGGCTGGCAGAAGGAGAAGTTCCGCCACTACCATTGGATAGAGACAGAATCCACATCATATCCCAAGGTGTGGCAGACCCTGTTTTTGACTATGATATTATTCCGCTCACATATACGGAAAGCCGCTGGATGGCTTACTGTATTCGTGCGGATATAAACAACATGAAAGCAGTCGTACCAACACCAATCGAAGTTCAGGACGATGTTATTGAGTTTTGGTACGTTATCCACAGAAATACGATGCTTGGACCATACATGGAAATGGGCGTAACCTTCTCCGCTACAGTAGACTCCGGAGACGGCCAGATCTACAAAGCTGGATACTATCCATACATGTATCTTTCCAACGACTCCCCGATTTTTGCCGGAAAGGAGCCTTTCGGATTCCCTAAAAAGGCTGCTTACATCGCGGCATTTGAGCATGGAGCAAACAACAACTACTTTAATATGCTCATGGAGCGCCGTGGATATATTCTCCACACCGCTAACGGCCGCTACTCCGACAAGCCTCTTTCCGTAAGACCTACGTTTTACGGTAAGACTGACTGGGGTCGTATGAACTATCGTATTACCACGCACCCGGACGTAACAAAAAGTACCCACGAGGTTACTTATCTTCCGTCCGAGCTGCCGCCCGGATTCGGTACCGGACACCGTTTCATGCTGAACCCTGAGAGCATCAGAACCGCCACAGGTGATGATATTCGCTCCTGGTATCTCAGCGGAACACCGTTCGACTACATGGGTGGTCAGATTCCGGCTACAGAGGTTGTAGGGCTTATCAGCTTTACCTTCAACCTTATAATTCCGCCGGCTAAAACCATTTGGACCAATGTGGTGCAAAGAGATCCGGACAAAGACTTTGGCGCGCTCCTCTACTCCACACCGTTCAAGTACACGATGCGCCATCGCTTCATGGTACCTCAGTACTCACAGGGTTAATTTATTTAGCCGCCCCGTGCGAGCTGGGTAATAAATATGTAAATCACGGCGGGACTCCCTCTTCCGAGGGAGCCCCGCTTTTTTTTATTTTTAAATAAACTATGCGAATCCACTCCCGCCGCAACACGCATAGCCTGTTAACTTTTCAGCACTAAATTTCTGAGACAATTAAGGATGGATTTATCCTCCCCCGTTTGTTCGTCATTGCGAGCGACGTGAAACGAAGCGCGGCAATCTTAATCCGTCATTCTGAATTTATTTCAGAATCTCGTTTTTTAATTTCCTCCTTTTTCAAAGGAGGGTTAGGGTGGATTTTTCTTCGGTCATCCTGAACTTGTTTCAGGATCTTTCTTTTACTTTGATGAATGACACTCCATTAGGTTGGAGGTTCTCTAAAAGGGCAGGGCGCCGGTCAGAGTTACAGATTAAGCTCGAGCTCGAGAATTTCTTCCGTATCCTCTTCGCTATAGGGGGATTTCTGTCCGGGAAGCCCTATGATTCGCCTGAGTGATTTAAGCTCCTGTGCGGACTGCTTTCTCCTCTTCTTTATCGCTCTCGTCCTGGCTTTAAGCAGCATGAGAGTGTATGAGAGGTCTTTATCCCCGCTTTCGAGCCGGCCTCTTGTCTCCATCGAGGACTGAAGGGCGCGGAATATATCGTACTCCTCATCGGGAATGAAGTTGTCGAGAAATGTATAGGCGTCTTCTATTATCTCCCTCTCTTCTATATAGTCCTGGTGCAGAAGATATATTGCCAGTGCGTGCCTTATGGTCGTTTGCGGAAAGGGCAGCATGGACTCGGGGAGGGCGGAAGGCAGGAGTTTCAGCGGCTCGGGTTTGTCTCGTTCGTAGATAATGGCCAGGAGGTCTCCGTAAGCCGAGACAATTCTTTTTGGATGAAGGTCTGTGTTTTCCGTTTGCACAATAACTTCTCTGAAATAACAGCAGTACGGGAAATCCGCGCCCGCCCGCAGGGGAGCCGCATCGGCGTCATTCCGTTTTTGTCAATTTAATCTGGGCCCCAAAGACTTCTGCGTCAGGCGGAGACAGGGATACTGAAACCGGTTGTTTTGCCTTTTGCGAAGCCTAGGTCTTATTCTATCACGTGCGCGTCGGGTTTAACAATAGCGAGAGAAAAGTTTTTTGAAAATTGTTATTCACTATACTCCTGCCCGGGGGAAAGCACTGGAATTGCCGGATTGCGCAGGCAATATTTTAGGTTTATTTACATGGGCAAAATCATATAAAAGTGCCTTTTTACGCTGATCTTTTTCTATTTGACTTTTCCCCGTTTTTTCCATAACATCTTTTCAAGCGATTTTCATAACAGAAGTGGCCGTAGCAATACACCTTGTCAGTTTACTTTTTCGCATATAAATAAATCGATAGGACCGCAGCCAGACGTATAGATAATGACTCGTTCAACACATAAGCCTTCTGTCGGCATCATCATGGGCTCCCAGTCCGATTGGGAAACAATGAAGCATGCCGCCGGGATACTGGATGATCTCAAAATTCCCTATGAAAGTAAAATCGTGTCGGCTCACCGCACGCCGGAGCGCCTCTATGAGTACGCAAAAACGGCCCGTGAGCGCGGACTGAGGGTTATTATCGCGGGTGCCGGGGGCGCTGCGCACCTTCCCGGTATGGTCGCCAGCATTACCGCCCTGCCCGTGCTCGGCGTGCCTGTGGAGAGCAGGGCTCTTAAAGGTCTTGACAGCCTTCTGTCTATCGCGCAGATGCCTGCGGGCATTCCCGTCGGCACGCTGGCAATAGGTACGGCGGGGGCAAAGAACGCCGCCCTGCTCGCCGCCTCTATCCTCTCGACAGCGGATGAAAAGGTCGCTGCGAGACTGGAGAAATTCCGAAAGAAACAAACAGCGGGAATTGCCGTCAAACCCGATAAAAAGGCCCCGCGTCCTCGCGGCAAAAAAACCGGATGAAATTTGAATCGAAAACACTTGGCATACTCGGCGGCGGCCAGCTCGGTCGTATGAGCGCCCTGGCGGCCGCCAAACTCGGCGTCAGGGTTCATATCTACTGCCCCGAGGAAGACAGCCCCGCCGGGCAGGTAGCCGCGAAAACGTTTATAGGCGCTTACGACAACAAAAGCATGCTGAGGGCGTTTGCGGAGAGCGTGGATGTGGTTTCATACGAGTTCGAGAACATCCCGATTGAAACAGTCCGCTATATCCAGAAATTCAAGCCCGTTCATCCCGACGGCGAGCTGCTGGAGATTGCGCAGAACCGAATCACAGAGAAAAAATTCCTGAACGATATAGGTATCCCGACGACCCGCTGGGCTCCCGTGCGGAGCGCAGGGGAAATCGACCGCGCAGTCCGCGAAATGGGGCTTGGCAAAGCTATTCTGAAGACCACACGTCTCGGGTATGACGGCAAGGGGCAGCTTGTCCACAGCGCCGGAGACGACTCGAAAACGAGCTGGAAGAGGCTCAGGTCAAAGGAGCTGATTCTCGAAGAAGCCGTCGATTTTGTCTCCGAAATATCGGTTATAGTGGCCCGGGACAAACGGGGGCGGACCGCTCTTTACGGCCCGGTCATGAACGAGCATAAAAATCACATCCTGTCTCAGAGCACCGTGCCCGCTTCAATTTCAGGACGTATGGAGGCCCGCGCGAAGGAAGAGGCGCTTTTGCTGGCGGCGGAAGTGGATCTTCTGGGAGTGCTCGCACTTGAGATGTTCGTAACGAAGGACGGCCGTATTCTGGCAAACGAGATCGCGCCCCGCACGCATAATTCCGGCCACTGGACCATAGACGCCTGCGCCGTCTCGCAGTTCGAGCAGCACGTGCGCACCGTATGCGGCCTTCCCGTAGGCTCGCCGGAGCGCCATTCGGACGCGGTGATGGTGAACCTGCTCGGAAGCGACGTCAGGAAAATGACGAAGTGGTACGGCATGAAGGATTCCTGCGTCCACCTCTACGGCAAATCGGAGGTTCGCGCGGGGCGGAAGATGGGTCACGTGACTATCCTTAAACCGCTCTCCGCGGCCCGCGAAGAAAACCCCCGCCCTAGCGTTAAATCAGGAGCTAAGGCGTAATAACGCCCTATTGCCGCCTTATGATAAAGAGCTTAGCCGTCATGGATGGATGATAACGGCAAAAATAGCCTTCTTGCATATCCGCCTTAATAACTGTTTCCCAACGTCCTTCTGCCTCGATTAACCCTGAATCCCAGCTTTCATCATTTGCGGTAACGGTGTGTGGAACGAAGTCGCGGTTTACCCATATGATCGTATCACCGGGAGCTACGACAATCTCCTTGGGGATAAATCTGAGATTGCTTATCTCGACTACGTGCTCTCTGCTTTCGGGTTCTACGGTCCGCGCAGGAACTAATGAACTATATATGAGGACCGCAATTACGAGAACAATTGCAGTCTTGAAATAAGCTGCTTTAAAATGCATCTCAATTTTTTTTGTTGACGGCGTCTACCATCTTCTGGGCGTGCTGTTCATGGCTTTTAAAGATTATGAGAGCCTGTCCAAAGAGCTCCTTCATTTCGGCGTTCTCAATGTTGGGGGCGAAAACGTCCCCTACTAAGGCGTTGACGGCCTGATGGTAGGCGAGTTCGTTTTCGGCATAGCGTTTATCAAATTCCTCCCCGCTGAGGGCGCTCATTTCTTTTATAGTCTGATCCGCCTGTTGATTAAGTTGCTGGCTAAGAAAATTATCCTGAGGCTGGAGGTTTAATTTGTTGAGAAGAGCCAGAGCTTGCTCGTTTACGCCTGTGTGATCCCGGATCATTGTTTCTGCGAATTCAATAACAACGGGGTTTTTGGACTTGGCGAGCGCCAAATGCGCATAGCGTATATCTATGTTGTCCGCCGTGTAGGCTACGTGCGCTATCTCCAGATCATTCAGGTCTGCAGGCGACGGATCCTCATCCGCTTTCAGCATCGTGACTGAAAGGGCTGTGAATAACACAGCTATGGTCAAAATGCCGGTAATAGCCGGCCTCAAAATAGTTGTTTTGCTCATAATAACCCTACTCCTTTGTTTTATGTGTTTTATGGATTTTTACCTTTTTAGGTAAATTGATGTACATAATTATTGTTCATTGCGCCGTTACATGATCTTGACTCAATATATATACAGAGTCATAGGCGCGGGAATGGTTACGGATTAAAGAAAGTTTGTAACCTTTCCCGCGTGAGCAGCTCTGTATTATATGTAGAGTCCGAAGGTTGAAATTGTAATGAATATACAGATGGACATGAGCGAAATAACCGACGAAGAAGTGGTGAAGCG
This genomic stretch from Deltaproteobacteria bacterium harbors:
- a CDS encoding acetoacetate decarboxylase family protein codes for the protein MGLQANEYSYPWLAEGEVPPLPLDRDRIHIISQGVADPVFDYDIIPLTYTESRWMAYCIRADINNMKAVVPTPIEVQDDVIEFWYVIHRNTMLGPYMEMGVTFSATVDSGDGQIYKAGYYPYMYLSNDSPIFAGKEPFGFPKKAAYIAAFEHGANNNYFNMLMERRGYILHTANGRYSDKPLSVRPTFYGKTDWGRMNYRITTHPDVTKSTHEVTYLPSELPPGFGTGHRFMLNPESIRTATGDDIRSWYLSGTPFDYMGGQIPATEVVGLISFTFNLIIPPAKTIWTNVVQRDPDKDFGALLYSTPFKYTMRHRFMVPQYSQG
- a CDS encoding 5-(carboxyamino)imidazole ribonucleotide synthase; the protein is MKFESKTLGILGGGQLGRMSALAAAKLGVRVHIYCPEEDSPAGQVAAKTFIGAYDNKSMLRAFAESVDVVSYEFENIPIETVRYIQKFKPVHPDGELLEIAQNRITEKKFLNDIGIPTTRWAPVRSAGEIDRAVREMGLGKAILKTTRLGYDGKGQLVHSAGDDSKTSWKRLRSKELILEEAVDFVSEISVIVARDKRGRTALYGPVMNEHKNHILSQSTVPASISGRMEARAKEEALLLAAEVDLLGVLALEMFVTKDGRILANEIAPRTHNSGHWTIDACAVSQFEQHVRTVCGLPVGSPERHSDAVMVNLLGSDVRKMTKWYGMKDSCVHLYGKSEVRAGRKMGHVTILKPLSAAREENPRPSVKSGAKA
- a CDS encoding DUF4142 domain-containing protein, coding for MSKTTILRPAITGILTIAVLFTALSVTMLKADEDPSPADLNDLEIAHVAYTADNIDIRYAHLALAKSKNPVVIEFAETMIRDHTGVNEQALALLNKLNLQPQDNFLSQQLNQQADQTIKEMSALSGEEFDKRYAENELAYHQAVNALVGDVFAPNIENAEMKELFGQALIIFKSHEQHAQKMVDAVNKKN
- a CDS encoding plastocyanin/azurin family copper-binding protein gives rise to the protein MHFKAAYFKTAIVLVIAVLIYSSLVPARTVEPESREHVVEISNLRFIPKEIVVAPGDTIIWVNRDFVPHTVTANDESWDSGLIEAEGRWETVIKADMQEGYFCRYHPSMTAKLFIIRRQ
- the purE gene encoding 5-(carboxyamino)imidazole ribonucleotide mutase — its product is MTRSTHKPSVGIIMGSQSDWETMKHAAGILDDLKIPYESKIVSAHRTPERLYEYAKTARERGLRVIIAGAGGAAHLPGMVASITALPVLGVPVESRALKGLDSLLSIAQMPAGIPVGTLAIGTAGAKNAALLAASILSTADEKVAARLEKFRKKQTAGIAVKPDKKAPRPRGKKTG